One genomic segment of Bacillus kexueae includes these proteins:
- the radA gene encoding DNA repair protein RadA, producing MAKQKTKFICQSCGYESPKWMGKCPGCGAWNTMSEEVLKKTTGRRIAFAHSEPSVVSKPSSINTIETSQEPRIQTSLKELNRVLGGGIVKGSLVLIGGDPGIGKSTLLLQVSSQLANLQHDVLYISGEESVKQTKLRADRLGIRAEKLYVLAETDLEYISKAIDETNPSFVVVDSIQTIYHSDITSAPGSVSQVRECTAELMRIAKTKGIAIFIVGHVTKEGSIAGPRLLEHMVDTVLYFEGERHHTYRILRAVKNRFGSTNEIGIFEMKETGLSEVVNPSEIFLEERSKGASGSTVVASMEGTRPVLVEIQALISPTSFGNPRRMATGVDHNRVSLLMAVLEKRIGLLLQNQDAYIKVAGGVKLDEPAIDLAVAISIASSFKDHPTRATDVFVGEVGLTGEVRRVSRIEQRVQEAAKLGFQRVIIPKANIGGWNGPSGVELVGVENVYEALQVALGG from the coding sequence ATGGCGAAACAGAAAACAAAATTTATTTGTCAATCTTGTGGTTATGAATCACCGAAATGGATGGGAAAATGTCCTGGTTGCGGTGCTTGGAACACGATGTCAGAAGAGGTTTTGAAAAAAACAACTGGAAGACGTATTGCGTTTGCACATTCGGAGCCATCTGTTGTTAGCAAACCTTCATCAATCAATACAATTGAAACTTCCCAAGAACCACGGATTCAAACATCTCTGAAAGAATTAAATCGTGTGCTCGGTGGCGGGATTGTAAAAGGGTCGCTCGTCTTAATTGGTGGAGATCCGGGTATCGGTAAATCAACGTTGCTTCTGCAAGTATCCTCACAATTAGCCAACTTACAGCACGATGTTTTGTACATTTCAGGAGAAGAATCGGTTAAACAAACGAAGCTCCGTGCTGATCGATTAGGTATTCGGGCGGAGAAGCTATATGTCTTAGCTGAGACGGATTTAGAATATATCTCTAAGGCAATTGATGAAACGAACCCTTCCTTCGTTGTCGTGGACTCTATTCAAACAATTTATCATAGTGATATCACATCAGCGCCTGGGAGTGTTTCGCAAGTTCGTGAATGTACGGCGGAACTTATGCGAATTGCTAAAACGAAAGGGATTGCCATTTTTATTGTCGGTCATGTTACGAAAGAAGGTTCCATTGCAGGTCCAAGGCTATTGGAGCATATGGTTGACACCGTTTTATATTTTGAAGGAGAGAGGCATCATACGTACCGTATTTTACGAGCAGTTAAGAACCGTTTTGGATCAACGAATGAAATTGGGATTTTTGAAATGAAGGAAACAGGATTATCTGAGGTGGTCAATCCTTCTGAAATTTTTCTTGAAGAACGGTCAAAAGGAGCCTCGGGATCTACTGTAGTTGCTTCAATGGAAGGAACACGCCCGGTTCTTGTTGAAATACAAGCATTAATATCTCCCACTAGTTTTGGAAATCCTAGAAGAATGGCAACAGGGGTAGATCATAACCGTGTATCACTGTTAATGGCTGTATTAGAGAAGAGAATAGGTTTATTATTACAAAATCAAGATGCATATATTAAAGTAGCAGGTGGTGTGAAGTTAGATGAACCTGCTATCGACTTGGCTGTTGCGATTAGTATTGCATCTAGTTTTAAGGATCATCCGACAAGAGCCACAGATGTCTTCGTTGGCGAGGTTGGATTGACAGGAGAAGTAAGAAGAGTATCCCGTATTGAGCAAAGAGTGCAAGAAGCGGCGAAGCTAG